One Mycolicibacterium sarraceniae genomic window carries:
- a CDS encoding SRPBCC family protein, whose translation MTAPLLQAEIDIDAPVSRVWSLIADLGNMPRWSPQCRLMKALGEVRPGTRTINLNRRNRLFWPTTSTITEFIPERKLAFRVNANNTVWSYELEPTATGTRVVETRHAENGVKAVSNMTVNAVMGGVQSFERELVAGMNMSLARIKAAAEG comes from the coding sequence ATGACAGCGCCGCTATTACAGGCCGAGATCGATATCGACGCCCCGGTGAGCCGGGTGTGGTCACTGATCGCGGACCTGGGCAACATGCCCCGGTGGAGCCCACAGTGCCGGCTGATGAAGGCGCTCGGCGAGGTTCGTCCGGGCACGCGCACCATCAACCTGAATCGGCGCAACAGACTGTTCTGGCCGACAACATCGACGATCACTGAGTTCATCCCGGAGCGCAAACTGGCGTTCCGGGTCAACGCGAACAACACCGTCTGGAGCTATGAGCTCGAACCGACGGCCACCGGCACTCGGGTTGTCGAGACTCGCCACGCCGAGAACGGCGTCAAGGCTGTGTCGAATATGACGGTCAATGCGGTCATGGGTGGGGTGCAGAGCTTCGAGAGGGAACTCGTTGCCGGAATGAACATGTCGCTAGCGCGCATCAAGGCCGCCGCCGAGGGTTAA
- the moaA gene encoding GTP 3',8-cyclase MoaA has translation MTMTSLGLPAIRRDAGDPAAEMPRSGPLIDTFGRVATDLRVSLTDRCNLRCTYCMPAEGMDWLPGDELLTHDELTRLLTLAVTRLGIDSVRFTGGEPLLYRRLEDLVAEVTALRPRPEIALTTNGLGLARRAQALADAGVDRVNVSLDSLDAAHFAAITRRDRLNDVLDGLSAATAAGLGPVKVNAVLDPVTGLSDAVELLDYCLRYGYQLRIIEQMPLDAEHLWRRDATLGADDIVTALAAHFELRTDPAPRGSAPAQLWRVNGGPATVGIIASVSHAFCAACDRTRLTADGQIRNCLFAADETDLRGLLRGGADDDALELVWRAAMWRKAAGHGINDPGFVQPQRSMSAIGG, from the coding sequence ATGACGATGACCTCGCTGGGCTTGCCGGCGATCCGCCGCGACGCCGGAGACCCCGCAGCCGAGATGCCCCGCTCCGGCCCGCTGATCGACACCTTCGGCCGGGTCGCCACCGACCTGCGCGTTTCGCTGACGGATCGCTGCAATCTGCGCTGTACCTATTGCATGCCGGCCGAGGGCATGGACTGGCTACCCGGCGACGAACTGCTGACTCACGACGAGCTGACCCGCCTGCTGACCCTGGCCGTCACCCGGCTCGGGATAGACAGTGTTCGCTTCACCGGCGGCGAGCCGCTGCTGTATCGCCGGCTGGAGGATCTGGTGGCCGAAGTGACCGCGCTGCGTCCACGCCCCGAGATCGCGCTGACCACCAACGGGCTGGGGCTGGCCCGGCGCGCGCAGGCACTGGCCGATGCGGGAGTCGATCGGGTCAACGTCTCGCTGGACAGCCTCGACGCCGCGCACTTCGCCGCCATCACTCGCCGCGACCGCCTCAACGACGTCCTCGACGGGCTGTCGGCCGCGACCGCCGCAGGGCTGGGGCCGGTCAAGGTCAACGCGGTGCTGGATCCGGTCACCGGCCTCTCGGATGCCGTCGAACTCCTGGACTACTGCCTGCGCTACGGCTACCAGCTGCGGATCATCGAGCAGATGCCGCTGGATGCCGAGCACCTGTGGCGTCGTGACGCCACTCTGGGGGCCGACGATATCGTCACGGCCCTGGCCGCCCACTTCGAGCTGCGCACCGACCCGGCGCCGCGGGGTTCGGCTCCGGCTCAGCTGTGGCGCGTCAACGGCGGCCCCGCGACCGTCGGCATCATCGCATCGGTGTCGCACGCGTTCTGCGCGGCCTGCGATCGAACCCGCCTGACCGCCGACGGACAGATCCGTAACTGCCTGTTCGCCGCCGACGAAACGGACCTGCGCGGGCTGCTGCGGGGCGGCGCCGACGATGACGCCCTGGAGTTGGTCTGGCGGGCCGCGATGTGGCGCAAGGCGGCTGGGCACGGCATCAACGACCCGGGATTTGTGCAGCCGCAGCGGTCGATGAGCGCCATCGGTGGCTGA
- a CDS encoding MoaD/ThiS family protein, which yields MAEVSAPVEVTVRFFAASRAAAGAESDLLSVRQGATIADVVSELRCRSDELARVLLRCSYLCDGVAVRNQAIELRSGQTLDVLPPFAGG from the coding sequence GTGGCTGAGGTGAGCGCACCGGTAGAAGTGACTGTGCGTTTCTTCGCCGCGTCCCGCGCCGCCGCCGGTGCCGAGTCCGACCTGCTGAGCGTGCGCCAGGGTGCCACCATCGCCGACGTGGTGAGCGAACTGCGCTGCCGCAGTGACGAATTGGCACGAGTGTTACTGCGGTGTTCATATCTGTGCGACGGGGTCGCTGTGCGCAATCAAGCCATTGAACTGCGATCTGGCCAGACTCTCGACGTCTTGCCCCCGTTCGCCGGCGGATGA
- a CDS encoding DUF2530 domain-containing protein — protein sequence MAMPSDHPEPEPPALPAALLDPWPVIVAGAALWALVTIAAFTIGACESWRPIALAGLGTGVVGTSIFLWQRTAARRGARGAQTGLETQTPPERPIKRRQAKET from the coding sequence ATGGCAATGCCTTCCGATCATCCTGAACCCGAACCGCCGGCGTTGCCGGCGGCACTGCTGGATCCGTGGCCGGTGATCGTCGCCGGCGCCGCACTCTGGGCATTGGTCACCATCGCCGCCTTCACTATCGGCGCGTGCGAGTCCTGGCGCCCCATCGCGCTTGCCGGACTGGGCACCGGCGTCGTCGGCACATCGATTTTCCTGTGGCAGCGCACCGCCGCCCGGCGGGGCGCGCGGGGCGCGCAGACCGGGCTGGAAACCCAGACGCCGCCCGAGCGACCGATAAAACGCCGACAAGCTAAGGAGACCTGA
- the serC gene encoding phosphoserine transaminase: MADLVIPESLKPADGRFGCGPSKVRPEQLQALRDSAALFGTSHRQAPVKNLVGRVREGLREFFSLPDGYQVILGNGGATAFWDAAAFGLIDKRSLHLTYGEFSAKFASAATANPFIDDPIVIKADAGSAPEPQSDPSVDVIAWAHNETSTGVAVPVRRPADSGNALVLIDATSGAGGLPVDVNDVDAYYFAPQKNFASDGGLWLAVVSPAALARIESIAASGRWAPEFLSLPVAVDNSLKNQTYNTPAIGTLVLMAEQVDWLNGNGGLDWAVKRTADSSQRLYSWAEASSFATPFVSDPALRSQVVGTIDFTDAVDAAAVAKVLRANGIVDTEPYRKLGRNQLRVAMFPAIEPDDVSALTQCVDWVVERL, encoded by the coding sequence ATGGCTGATCTCGTGATCCCCGAATCCCTCAAGCCCGCCGACGGCCGCTTCGGCTGCGGCCCCTCGAAGGTCCGGCCCGAGCAGCTGCAAGCGCTGCGCGACTCGGCCGCGTTGTTCGGCACCTCGCACCGCCAAGCGCCGGTGAAAAACCTGGTCGGACGAGTCCGCGAGGGCCTTCGCGAGTTCTTCTCGCTACCCGACGGCTACCAGGTGATCCTGGGCAACGGCGGCGCGACCGCGTTCTGGGACGCCGCCGCGTTCGGCCTGATCGACAAACGCTCGCTGCATCTCACCTACGGCGAGTTCTCCGCGAAGTTCGCCTCGGCCGCCACAGCCAACCCGTTCATCGACGACCCGATCGTCATCAAAGCCGATGCGGGCAGCGCCCCCGAGCCGCAGTCCGATCCGTCGGTCGACGTGATCGCCTGGGCGCACAACGAGACCTCGACCGGCGTCGCGGTACCGGTGCGCCGCCCGGCCGACTCCGGCAACGCCCTGGTCCTCATCGACGCCACATCGGGCGCGGGCGGTCTCCCGGTCGACGTCAACGACGTCGATGCTTATTACTTCGCGCCGCAGAAGAACTTCGCCAGCGACGGCGGGCTGTGGCTGGCGGTCGTCTCCCCCGCGGCGCTGGCCCGCATCGAGTCCATCGCCGCCTCCGGCCGTTGGGCGCCGGAGTTCCTGTCGCTTCCGGTCGCGGTGGACAACAGCCTGAAAAACCAGACCTACAACACCCCCGCGATAGGCACCCTGGTGCTGATGGCCGAGCAGGTCGACTGGCTCAACGGCAATGGCGGGCTGGACTGGGCCGTCAAGCGCACCGCCGACTCATCGCAGCGGCTCTACTCCTGGGCCGAGGCATCTTCGTTCGCCACCCCGTTCGTCAGCGACCCGGCCCTGCGTTCCCAGGTGGTCGGCACCATCGATTTCACCGACGCAGTGGATGCCGCCGCGGTCGCCAAGGTGCTGCGGGCCAACGGCATCGTCGACACCGAGCCGTACCGCAAACTGGGCCGCAACCAGCTGCGCGTCGCGATGTTCCCGGCGATCGAGCCCGATGACGTCTCGGCGCTGACACAGTGCGTCGACTGGGTTGTGGAACGCCTGTAA
- a CDS encoding DUF2537 domain-containing protein: MNDESTPWGTGLTVSAFVAAIVVAAIVVLSLGMIRVHPLVAIVLNLIAVGGLAPTLWGWRDIPVRRWFVLGAGIGVAGGWVTLVGLLAAR, encoded by the coding sequence GTGAACGATGAGTCGACACCGTGGGGGACCGGACTGACCGTCTCGGCATTCGTCGCAGCGATCGTCGTCGCAGCGATCGTGGTGCTGAGCCTGGGCATGATCCGGGTGCATCCACTGGTTGCCATCGTGCTCAACCTGATCGCGGTCGGCGGGCTGGCTCCGACACTCTGGGGCTGGCGCGACATCCCGGTGCGACGCTGGTTCGTCCTCGGCGCCGGTATCGGCGTCGCCGGCGGCTGGGTGACGCTAGTGGGGTTGCTCGCCGCGCGCTAG
- a CDS encoding DUF2771 domain-containing protein, whose amino-acid sequence MTRLARWLLVVVVVLASVGAGIGAWALTRDTGSKLPEISAYTHGRTVRVGPFVYCNVMNLNECQSPQTQGELSVNDRDPVQLSVPAAIGRAPWRLLRVYEDERNSTTTIYRPDTELAVTIPTVDPQRGKLTGVVVQLLTLVQDPSGELRDAPHAEWSVRLVWP is encoded by the coding sequence GTGACACGGTTAGCCCGCTGGCTTCTGGTGGTGGTCGTCGTTCTCGCGTCGGTCGGCGCCGGGATCGGTGCATGGGCGCTGACTCGGGACACCGGTTCGAAGCTGCCCGAGATCAGTGCCTACACCCACGGGCGTACCGTGCGGGTCGGGCCGTTCGTGTACTGCAACGTGATGAACCTCAACGAGTGCCAGAGCCCGCAGACTCAGGGCGAGCTGTCGGTCAACGACCGCGATCCCGTCCAGCTGTCGGTGCCGGCCGCCATCGGGCGGGCACCGTGGCGGCTGTTGCGGGTTTACGAGGATGAGCGCAATTCCACCACCACCATCTACCGGCCCGACACCGAACTGGCAGTGACGATTCCGACGGTCGACCCGCAGCGCGGGAAGCTGACCGGTGTGGTGGTGCAACTCCTGACCTTGGTGCAGGACCCGAGCGGCGAGTTGCGGGACGCTCCGCACGCGGAGTGGTCGGTTCGGCTGGTCTGGCCTTAG
- a CDS encoding Rv0880 family HTH-type transcriptional regulator codes for MLDGDLRLASDLSLAVMRLARQLRFRRPESPVTLSQLSALATLVKDGAMTPGALAVKERVRPPSMTRVIASLVDLGLVVRTSHPADGRQVLVAVSEAGAGLVDSERQASQDWLRARLATLDSDDRGVLLRAADLMTLLVDEEA; via the coding sequence GTGTTGGACGGGGACCTGCGGCTTGCCAGCGATTTGTCGCTGGCCGTGATGCGGCTGGCGCGTCAGTTGCGCTTCCGCCGGCCCGAATCACCGGTCACCCTTTCGCAGTTGTCCGCCCTGGCGACCCTTGTCAAAGACGGGGCGATGACACCCGGTGCGCTGGCCGTCAAGGAGCGGGTCCGGCCGCCGTCGATGACGCGGGTGATCGCCTCGCTGGTCGACCTCGGGTTGGTAGTGCGAACATCGCACCCCGCCGACGGCCGCCAGGTTCTGGTCGCGGTGTCCGAGGCCGGTGCGGGGCTGGTCGACAGCGAACGCCAGGCCAGCCAGGACTGGCTGCGTGCCCGGCTGGCGACCCTGGACAGCGACGATCGCGGCGTTCTGCTGCGCGCGGCGGACTTGATGACCCTGCTCGTCGACGAAGAAGCGTGA
- a CDS encoding YccF domain-containing protein, with amino-acid sequence MRLILNVVWLLFGGLWLALGYLLAALICFALIITIPFGFAALRIADYALWPFGRTLADKPGPRPGALVGNVIWVLLFGLWLAIGHLVSAAAMAITIIGIPLALANLKLIPVSLMPLGKEIVPADQARVAAA; translated from the coding sequence ATGCGCCTGATCTTGAACGTCGTCTGGTTGCTGTTCGGCGGACTGTGGCTCGCCCTTGGCTACCTGCTCGCCGCACTCATCTGCTTCGCTCTGATCATCACGATTCCGTTCGGCTTCGCCGCGCTGCGGATCGCCGACTACGCGCTGTGGCCGTTCGGCCGGACTCTGGCCGATAAGCCCGGCCCGCGCCCGGGTGCCCTCGTCGGCAATGTGATCTGGGTGTTGCTGTTCGGGCTTTGGCTGGCGATCGGGCATCTGGTGAGCGCGGCCGCCATGGCGATCACGATCATCGGGATCCCGCTGGCGCTGGCCAACCTCAAGCTCATACCGGTGTCGCTGATGCCGTTGGGCAAGGAGATCGTCCCCGCCGACCAGGCTCGGGTGGCGGCCGCATGA
- a CDS encoding glutathione S-transferase family protein, with translation MGSSIAGGGEFKRDTNYITTRITADGADGYASEPGRYRLIVARACPWANRTIIVRRLLGLEDVLSIGFCGPTHDERSWTFDLDPGGVDPVLKIPRLQDAYFARYPGYAKGITVPALVEIATGQVVTNDFAQMTLDFSTQWQAFHRDGAPQLYPEPLRDEIDEVGKRIYTEVNNGVYRCGFAGSQESYEAAYDRLFIALDWLSERLTSQRYLVGDTITEADVRLFTTLARFDPVYHGHFKCNRSKLAEMPVLWAYARDLFQTPGFGDTTDFVQIKQHYYIVHADINPTRIVPKGPELSNWLTPHGREALGGRPFGDGTPPGPTREAERVPVGHGANVDWVSTGATIEGDNSTFAENP, from the coding sequence GTGGGTTCCTCTATCGCCGGCGGCGGCGAGTTCAAGCGCGATACCAACTACATCACCACGCGGATCACCGCCGACGGTGCCGACGGGTACGCGAGCGAACCCGGCCGCTACCGGCTGATTGTTGCTCGGGCGTGCCCGTGGGCCAATCGGACAATCATCGTGCGACGGCTACTCGGTCTCGAGGATGTGTTGTCCATCGGGTTCTGCGGGCCGACGCACGACGAGCGCAGCTGGACCTTCGATCTCGATCCCGGTGGGGTCGACCCGGTGCTCAAGATTCCGCGGTTGCAGGACGCGTACTTCGCGCGCTATCCCGGCTATGCCAAGGGCATCACCGTCCCGGCGCTTGTCGAAATCGCGACCGGGCAGGTGGTCACCAACGACTTCGCGCAGATGACGCTGGACTTCTCCACCCAGTGGCAGGCCTTCCACCGCGACGGTGCGCCGCAGCTGTATCCCGAGCCGCTGCGCGACGAGATCGACGAGGTCGGCAAGAGGATCTACACCGAAGTGAACAATGGCGTGTATCGCTGCGGGTTTGCCGGCTCTCAGGAGTCCTACGAGGCGGCCTACGACAGGTTATTCATTGCGCTGGACTGGCTTTCGGAACGGCTGACCAGTCAGCGTTACCTCGTCGGCGACACGATTACCGAGGCTGATGTGCGGCTGTTCACCACGCTGGCCCGCTTCGATCCGGTCTACCACGGCCACTTCAAGTGCAACCGGTCCAAACTGGCTGAGATGCCGGTGCTCTGGGCCTACGCCCGAGATCTGTTCCAGACGCCGGGTTTTGGCGACACCACCGACTTCGTCCAGATCAAACAGCACTACTACATCGTGCACGCCGACATCAATCCCACCCGGATCGTCCCGAAGGGGCCTGAGCTTTCCAATTGGTTGACACCACACGGTCGAGAAGCCCTGGGCGGCAGGCCGTTCGGTGACGGCACCCCGCCGGGGCCGACGCGCGAGGCCGAGCGGGTACCGGTTGGGCATGGCGCGAACGTCGACTGGGTGTCGACAGGCGCGACGATCGAGGGCGACAACTCGACGTTCGCCGAGAATCCCTAA
- a CDS encoding cold-shock protein, translated as MPTGKVKWYDAEKGFGFLSQEDGEDVYVRASALPEGIEGLKAGQKVEFGLASGRRGPQALSVKLIDPPPSLTRTRREATPVERKHTPDELHGMVEDMITLLEGAVQPELRKGRYPDRKVARRVSEVVKAVAQELDA; from the coding sequence GTGCCGACCGGCAAGGTGAAGTGGTACGACGCCGAAAAGGGATTCGGCTTCCTGTCCCAAGAGGACGGCGAGGACGTCTATGTCCGTGCGTCGGCACTGCCCGAGGGCATCGAAGGTCTCAAGGCCGGTCAGAAGGTCGAGTTCGGCCTCGCCTCCGGCCGTCGCGGGCCACAGGCGTTGAGCGTCAAGCTGATCGACCCGCCGCCGAGCCTGACCCGGACGCGGCGGGAGGCCACACCGGTCGAGCGCAAGCACACGCCGGACGAACTGCACGGCATGGTCGAGGACATGATCACGCTGCTGGAAGGCGCGGTGCAGCCCGAGTTGCGCAAGGGGCGCTATCCGGACCGCAAGGTCGCCCGGCGAGTGTCCGAAGTCGTCAAGGCGGTTGCGCAGGAGCTCGACGCCTAG
- a CDS encoding TrmH family RNA methyltransferase, whose amino-acid sequence MSNKAFGARDVVDITDPGDPRVDDFRDLNSVDRRPDLPSGKGLVIAEGVLVAQRMIASRFTPHAFLGTDRRLDELGDGLNRVPAPYYRASAEVMAEVVGFHLNRGVLAAARRPRELTPAEVLDGARTVAVLEGVNDHENLGSIFRNAAGLGVDAVIFGIGCADPLYRRAVRVSMGHALLVPFARALHWPADLDELRRRGFRLLAMTPDPAAQTLAEAMTGLADHNVAVLVGAEGPGLTETVMRASDVRVRIPMSRGTDSLNVATAAALAFYERARG is encoded by the coding sequence GTGAGCAACAAGGCTTTTGGGGCGCGCGACGTTGTCGACATCACCGATCCCGGTGATCCCCGCGTCGACGACTTCCGCGACCTGAACAGTGTCGATCGCAGACCGGACCTGCCCAGCGGCAAGGGGCTGGTGATCGCCGAGGGCGTGCTCGTTGCCCAACGCATGATCGCCTCGCGGTTCACCCCACACGCTTTCCTGGGCACCGACCGACGCCTCGATGAATTGGGTGACGGCCTGAACCGGGTACCGGCTCCGTACTACCGCGCCTCAGCCGAGGTGATGGCCGAGGTGGTCGGCTTCCACCTCAACCGGGGTGTGCTCGCCGCGGCGCGGCGCCCCCGTGAGCTGACGCCGGCCGAGGTGCTCGACGGCGCGCGGACGGTCGCCGTCCTGGAAGGCGTCAATGATCACGAGAACCTCGGGTCGATCTTCCGCAACGCGGCAGGGCTCGGCGTGGACGCGGTCATCTTCGGCATCGGCTGTGCCGACCCGCTCTACCGGCGGGCGGTGCGGGTCTCGATGGGCCATGCACTGCTGGTGCCCTTCGCCCGGGCACTGCACTGGCCGGCCGACCTCGATGAGCTGCGCCGGCGCGGGTTTAGGCTGCTTGCCATGACACCCGATCCGGCGGCGCAGACCCTGGCCGAGGCGATGACCGGCCTGGCCGATCACAACGTCGCCGTGCTCGTCGGCGCGGAGGGGCCCGGGCTGACCGAGACGGTAATGCGGGCCAGCGATGTGCGGGTCCGTATCCCGATGTCGCGAGGCACCGATTCGCTCAATGTCGCGACCGCGGCGGCGCTGGCGTTCTACGAACGTGCTCGCGGATAG
- a CDS encoding DUF3027 domain-containing protein has product MDISIDSAEPTVAAPPAAPSDAAAAVLSGAMEQARQAIIEFSGDTVGEYLGVSFEDESAATHRFLANMPGYQGWQWAVVVAAYPGAEHATVSEVVLVPGPTALLAPAWVPWEERIRPGDLSPGDLLVPVKDDPRLVPGYAGTGDPAIDDVAYEIGFGRRQVLSAFGRDETAQRWHDGDHGPGAPMARGTKRVCRDCGFMNPLAGALGSMFGVCCNEMSADARVVDFEYGCGAHSDTPPAPGTGSPLYDPYDDGVVEVVETPEVIEGS; this is encoded by the coding sequence ATGGACATCTCGATCGACTCCGCAGAACCCACGGTTGCCGCCCCGCCGGCCGCGCCGTCGGACGCAGCTGCCGCTGTACTGAGCGGTGCCATGGAGCAGGCCCGGCAGGCGATCATCGAGTTCAGTGGCGACACAGTGGGCGAGTACCTCGGCGTCAGCTTCGAGGACGAATCCGCGGCAACCCACCGATTCCTGGCGAACATGCCCGGCTATCAGGGCTGGCAGTGGGCCGTGGTTGTAGCTGCCTACCCTGGCGCCGAGCACGCGACGGTCAGTGAAGTTGTGCTGGTGCCGGGCCCGACTGCGCTGTTGGCACCCGCCTGGGTGCCATGGGAGGAGCGCATCAGGCCGGGCGACCTGAGCCCGGGCGATCTGCTCGTGCCGGTGAAGGACGATCCCCGGCTGGTTCCGGGTTACGCGGGAACCGGGGACCCGGCGATAGACGATGTCGCTTACGAAATCGGGTTTGGCCGCCGTCAGGTGCTCAGCGCCTTCGGGCGCGACGAGACCGCGCAGCGCTGGCATGACGGTGACCACGGTCCCGGCGCGCCGATGGCCCGCGGCACCAAGCGGGTATGCCGCGATTGCGGATTCATGAATCCGCTCGCCGGTGCGCTCGGTTCCATGTTCGGGGTGTGCTGCAACGAGATGTCGGCCGACGCCCGTGTGGTCGATTTCGAGTACGGCTGCGGCGCGCATTCGGACACCCCGCCGGCCCCGGGAACCGGTTCGCCGCTGTATGACCCGTACGACGACGGAGTGGTCGAGGTGGTCGAGACTCCCGAAGTGATCGAAGGGTCTTAA
- a CDS encoding MFS transporter: MANYPSDGDGIRRSGGTRRSNPIPSANRYLPPLGDQDQRTEKLSGPPPGSRGGVGGGAGERVTVTRAAAMRSREMGSRMYSMVHRAATADGADKSGLTALTWPVVANFAVDSAMAVALANTLFFAAASGESKGKVALYLLITIAPFAVIAPLIGPALDRVQHGRRAALAMSFILRAVLGIVLIMNYDGATNNYPSWVLYPCALGMMVLSKSFSVLRSAVTPRVMPPTIDLVRVNSRLTMFGLIGGTIVGGGIAAGAEYLLTTVFQLPGALFVVVFVAVAGASWSMRIPRWVEVTEGEVPTTLTYHGDTGALRRPDHEPASKKGARRQPLGRNIITSLWGNCTIKAMVGFLFLYPAFVAKSHDASSWEQLAVLGLIGAAAGIGNFAGNFTAARMRLGRPAMLVARMTVAVTVVALVAAVTGSLIVVAVAALITSASTAIAKASLDASLQDDLPEESRASAFGRSESVLQLAWVLGGALGVLVSTQLWVGFTAITALLIPGLAQTIVSYRGDSLIPGFGGNRPVLAEPEGASAVTNQ, encoded by the coding sequence ATGGCCAACTACCCCAGCGACGGTGACGGCATCCGCCGCTCCGGAGGCACCCGGCGGTCCAACCCGATCCCCAGCGCCAACCGCTACCTGCCGCCGCTGGGCGATCAGGATCAACGCACCGAGAAGCTGTCCGGGCCACCGCCGGGCTCGCGTGGCGGCGTCGGTGGCGGTGCGGGCGAACGCGTCACTGTCACGCGGGCCGCGGCGATGCGCAGCCGCGAAATGGGCTCGCGGATGTACTCGATGGTGCACCGGGCGGCCACCGCCGATGGCGCCGACAAGTCCGGTCTGACGGCGCTCACCTGGCCGGTAGTCGCGAACTTCGCGGTCGACTCGGCCATGGCGGTCGCCCTGGCCAACACATTGTTCTTCGCCGCTGCATCTGGGGAGAGCAAGGGCAAAGTCGCGCTCTACCTGCTGATCACGATCGCGCCGTTCGCGGTGATCGCCCCACTCATCGGGCCTGCGCTGGACCGCGTGCAGCACGGCAGGCGTGCGGCGCTGGCGATGTCGTTCATCCTGCGCGCTGTGCTGGGGATCGTGCTGATCATGAACTACGACGGCGCCACCAACAACTACCCGTCGTGGGTGCTGTATCCGTGTGCGCTGGGAATGATGGTGCTGTCCAAGTCGTTCAGCGTGCTGCGCAGCGCGGTCACGCCCCGGGTGATGCCACCCACGATCGACCTGGTGCGGGTGAATTCACGGCTGACGATGTTCGGCCTGATCGGCGGCACGATCGTCGGGGGCGGTATCGCGGCAGGGGCGGAGTATCTGCTCACCACGGTCTTCCAACTGCCCGGCGCGTTGTTCGTGGTCGTCTTCGTCGCCGTCGCGGGTGCCTCATGGTCCATGCGGATCCCGCGCTGGGTAGAGGTGACCGAAGGCGAGGTGCCGACCACACTGACCTACCACGGTGACACCGGGGCGCTGCGACGGCCCGACCACGAGCCGGCCAGCAAGAAGGGCGCCCGGCGACAACCGCTGGGCCGCAACATCATCACATCGCTATGGGGTAACTGCACGATCAAGGCGATGGTCGGGTTCCTGTTCTTGTACCCGGCGTTCGTCGCCAAATCCCATGACGCCAGCAGCTGGGAGCAGCTGGCCGTGCTAGGCCTGATCGGTGCGGCGGCCGGGATCGGGAACTTCGCGGGGAACTTCACCGCGGCGCGGATGAGGCTGGGCCGGCCGGCGATGCTCGTCGCGCGCATGACGGTGGCGGTGACGGTGGTTGCCCTGGTCGCGGCGGTCACCGGCAGTCTGATCGTGGTGGCAGTGGCCGCGCTGATCACCTCGGCATCGACCGCGATCGCCAAGGCGTCCCTGGACGCGTCGCTGCAGGACGACCTGCCCGAGGAATCACGAGCATCAGCATTCGGGCGTTCGGAGTCGGTGCTACAGCTGGCCTGGGTGCTCGGAGGCGCGCTCGGCGTGCTGGTGTCCACCCAGCTGTGGGTGGGCTTCACCGCGATCACCGCGCTGCTGATTCCCGGCCTGGCCCAGACCATCGTCAGCTACCGCGGTGATTCCTTGATCCCCGGGTTCGGCGGTAACCGTCCGGTGCTGGCCGAACCCGAAGGGGCATCGGCGGTGACCAACCAGTGA
- the sepH gene encoding septation protein SepH, which yields MRELRVIGLDVDGRHIICEGPDPADKFTLQVDDRLRAAIRGDRSLGQTLRDKEVKGVLRPRDIQARIRAGASVEQVAQSSGMDISKVERFAHPVLLERARAAELASAAHPVLADGPAVTTLQETITKALVARGLSPEATEWDAWRAEDGRWVVQVAWQAGLSDNVAHFRFSPGAHGGTVAALDDAASELIDPKFERPVLRPVAPVAQLALEETPAPAPAAPVEETPAPAPAPAPRARRAKARPAVPGWEDVLLGVRSSGER from the coding sequence ATGCGAGAACTCAGGGTGATCGGACTCGATGTCGACGGCAGGCACATTATTTGTGAAGGTCCCGACCCGGCCGACAAGTTCACCCTGCAGGTCGACGATCGACTGCGCGCCGCCATCCGCGGCGACCGGTCGCTGGGCCAGACCCTGAGGGACAAAGAGGTCAAAGGCGTGTTGCGACCAAGGGATATTCAGGCCCGCATCCGTGCGGGTGCGTCCGTCGAGCAGGTTGCCCAGTCGTCCGGTATGGACATCAGCAAGGTCGAGCGTTTCGCGCACCCGGTGCTTCTGGAGCGCGCGCGGGCAGCCGAGCTGGCGTCCGCCGCGCATCCGGTCCTGGCCGACGGGCCCGCGGTGACGACGCTGCAGGAAACCATCACCAAGGCCCTGGTAGCGCGTGGGCTCAGCCCCGAGGCGACGGAGTGGGATGCCTGGCGTGCCGAAGACGGCCGCTGGGTAGTCCAGGTGGCCTGGCAGGCCGGGTTATCCGATAACGTCGCCCATTTCCGCTTCAGCCCGGGGGCGCACGGCGGCACGGTTGCCGCTCTCGATGACGCCGCCAGCGAGCTGATCGACCCCAAGTTCGAGCGTCCGGTGCTGCGACCGGTGGCCCCCGTCGCGCAGCTGGCTCTCGAGGAGACACCGGCTCCCGCGCCAGCGGCCCCGGTCGAAGAGACACCGGCTCCTGCTCCCGCGCCGGCACCCCGTGCGCGGCGCGCCAAGGCCCGGCCAGCGGTGCCCGGCTGGGAGGACGTCCTGCTGGGCGTGCGTTCCAGCGGCGAGCGCTGA